The following coding sequences are from one Haliotis asinina isolate JCU_RB_2024 chromosome 3, JCU_Hal_asi_v2, whole genome shotgun sequence window:
- the LOC137278250 gene encoding peroxisomal membrane protein 11B-like, producing the protein MADDSDFVGHLVKFNSLSSGRDKLARLVQYASKFAWWYLQKGHYDPNVIIKFKNVDNALSTTRKVLRLGKSIDFLHSALRSIHISDTVLRLTITLSKINQACYLLFDHIIWAGRIGIAKVDSAKWKDLSARFWLVTIILNLIRDVYGMWMVIIEELQLRNKRASKSTYGNGDVNHKYKTRRIPNDTEVVLSCFQESVPLILDFIRNMSDLVLPLAALKRINASAGMQGAMGVVSSVIGIITTWNPDLRLVPS; encoded by the exons ATGGCTGACGATTCAGATTTCGTGGGACATTTGGTTAAGTTCAACTCACTGTCATCTGGAAGAGATAAACTTGCAAG ATTAGTCCAATATGCCAGCAAGTTTGCATGGTGGTACCTACAGAAAGGCCACTATGACCCAAACGTCATCATCAAATTTAAAAATGTGGACAACGCCCTCAGCACTACAAGAAAAG TCCTTCGCTTGGGAAAGAGCATTGACTTTCTCCACTCCGCCCTACGAAGCATCCATATCTCTGACACAGTCCTTCGTTTAACAATCACACTATCCAAGATCAACCAAGCTTGCTATCTTCTCTTTGACCACATCATATGGGCAGGCAGAATTGGCATAGCCAAAGTCGACAGTGCCAAATGGAAGGATTTGTCTGCCCGTTTCTGGCTTGTTACCATAATCCTCAACCTCATACGGGATGTGTATGGGATGTGGATGGTTATCATCGAAGAACTACAATTACGCAACAAAAGGGCTTCCAAGTCTACCTATGGAAACGGTGATGTGAACCACAAATACAAAACACGCCGAATCCCAAATGATACAGAGGTTGTACTGTcatgttttcaagaaagtgttCCATTGATTCTGGACTTTATTCGTAATATGAGTGATCTTGTTCTTCCACTGGCTGCTTTGAAACGAATCAATGCTTCAGCTGGGATGCAAGGTGCCATGGGTGTGGTCTCATCTGTTATTGGAATCATCACCACATGGAATCCAGACTTGCGATTGGTTCCTTCCtga
- the LOC137278249 gene encoding large ribosomal subunit protein mL54-like, with the protein MAACMRCACALAKINLLNVGKTSVSKVSVANYAKKMAGKGGAKMGAQRVAKVLLEVETDAAKLTNYCCGANINVHGKDPELKADGEYPDWLWSLRTERSPPKLSEYEEDSLEMWRRKKKLALRRKNHLRSIEDIKS; encoded by the exons ATGGCGGCGTGTATGCGCTGTGCATGTGCTTTAGCAAAGATAAACCTTCTGAATGTCGGCAAAACGTCGGTTTCGAAAGTTTCAGTTGCGAACTATGCCAAGAAAATGGCAG GTAAGGGTGGTGCCAAAATGGGAGCTCAACGAGTGGCCAAAGTGTTGCTGGAGGTAGAGACAGATGCTGCTAAACTGACCAATTACTGTTGTGGTGCTAACATTAATGTTCACGGGAAGGACCCAGAACTAAAGGCAGACGGTGAATACCCTGACTGGCTCTGGTCCTTGAGAACTGAAAGGTCGCCTCCCAAATTGTCCGAATATGAAGAAGATTCATTGGAAATGTGGAGGCGAAAAAAAAAACTTGCACTGAGAAGGAAAAATCATTTGCGAAGTATTGAGGATATCAAGTCTTAG